The window GAGAGGTCCTGCAAGGTCTACTTTAGCCTTCAAACCCATCATATCCATTTCAGAATCTTCAGGACTTTGAATATTTGCTTGCGCAGTAATTATGTAATAATCATCAGTTACACTGTCTAATTCATAAGTAGTATTAGTATCAAATTTAACAACTGAATTAATAGTGGCCTCACTTTCCCAAATATCACCTAATTTAACCGCGTTATCAGGAAGTATTTTAGTTAGTAAATTGTAATTGACTATTTGATTTTCTGGGTTCATAGACTCTTTCATGGCAGCTTCAATTTGAGCAAGTTGTAATTCGGGCATATCTATTCCTTCCGTCATGTTTTCCAGTTGAGCGCTGTTGTCAAATGTCAATATCTCTCCTTTATTGTTCATAGTAATTTTGATAGGATCTTTTATCATGTTACTAAAAAGCTTGTTCATAGGATTTGATGCCGCACCTTCAGAATCCATAACTTGTTCTCCCATAGGAGTCTTAGTGGTGTTTGACATGCTGTTTACCATAATCTCTATGTGATAAACTCCTTCTACAATATCAATTACTTTATAGTCAGAGTTAGTCGCAACAATCGTAGTAACATCCTGTGGTGCACCGTTAATTACTTGAGACTGTTCACTAGTTACCACTTGATTTTGTGGGTAAGTTTTTCCTTTTTCTAAATTGTAAGTGATTTGGAATTGAGCGGTGGCTAGA is drawn from Nonlabens dokdonensis DSW-6 and contains these coding sequences:
- a CDS encoding DUF6263 family protein, which translates into the protein MKNLLLLIAFCSSILATAQFQITYNLEKGKTYPQNQVVTSEQSQVINGAPQDVTTIVATNSDYKVIDIVEGVYHIEIMVNSMSNTTKTPMGEQVMDSEGAASNPMNKLFSNMIKDPIKITMNNKGEILTFDNSAQLENMTEGIDMPELQLAQIEAAMKESMNPENQIVNYNLLTKILPDNAVKLGDIWESEATINSVVKFDTNTTYELDSVTDDYYIITAQANIQSPEDSEMDMMGLKAKVDLAGPLAATYTLDRKTGWIKKGKIEQELDGSMTIEKSEMMPQEMKITMETKTTTVIE